The region GCCAAAATGAACGGAGCGGTTGGAACTAATGATTTCGTCCCACAGGGCATCATCGGATTTTGCCGGCGGTTGCAGTTTATTTTGGGCGTTAGTAACCACATTCAAATAAAACTGGCTTTGCGTGGTCGCCAGGCTCTCGGCTTCTTCATCGCTGTCGGCGACAATCGCATTTACCCCCACGATCACATAAGGCTTGGCTAGATATTGGCTCGGTTTGAAATGCTGACGGTAAATTTTCACCGCATCAACCAACATCGCCGGGGCAAAATGCGAGGCAAAAGCGTAGGGCAAACCAAGTTCTGCCGCCAAATAGGCGCTTTCGGTGCTTGAGCCGAGAATATAAAACGGCACATCTACGTTTTTGGCAGGATAGGCATTGACTTCTGCTGTGCCGTCAAAATAGCTTCGCAGTTCGGCGATTTCTTGCCTAAAATCACCGTGCTGGCGACCTTTTCGCAAGGCAAAGGCGGTCAGCCCGTCAGTGCCGGGGGCTCGCCCCAGTCCCAGTTCCACACGCTCTGGGAAAATGGTTGCCAGCGTGCCGTATTGCTCCGCCACCACATAAGGACTGTGGTTGGGCAACATCACGCCACCTGAGCCTACTTTGAGCGTTTGCGTGTTGGCAAGGGTGTGCATAATCAACAGCTGGGTGGACGAACTCGCCAGATTTTGCATATTGTGATGTTCGGCGATCCACATTCGCTCAATGCCGATTTTTTCCAAATGTTGGGCAAGTTTGATGTGCGATGCAATGGCATCTTGGGCATTTTGCCCTTCACGGATAGGCACAAGATTTAAAGCGGATAATTTCATAGCGTTCTCCAAATCGGTATTTTGATAGCGTTTATTATAGGACGAACCTGATCCAAAACCTTGCTTAAAATAAGCGGATTTTTGCCTAATTTGCCAAATGATAAAACAAAGCCAGATTTGGCTATTTCAAATCTGGGCTTTG is a window of Neisseria yangbaofengii DNA encoding:
- a CDS encoding LLM class flavin-dependent oxidoreductase is translated as MKLSALNLVPIREGQNAQDAIASHIKLAQHLEKIGIERMWIAEHHNMQNLASSSTQLLIMHTLANTQTLKVGSGGVMLPNHSPYVVAEQYGTLATIFPERVELGLGRAPGTDGLTAFALRKGRQHGDFRQEIAELRSYFDGTAEVNAYPAKNVDVPFYILGSSTESAYLAAELGLPYAFASHFAPAMLVDAVKIYRQHFKPSQYLAKPYVIVGVNAIVADSDEEAESLATTQSQFYLNVVTNAQNKLQPPAKSDDALWDEIISSNRSVHFGPVDISELGQHNSYRRLVDKMTGCTLKGTKASVKAQLHALRTQVEFDEIIAQSFIFDEDKQAYSYTLLKEVVDEMN